A genomic window from Aquitalea aquatilis includes:
- the ggt gene encoding gamma-glutamyltransferase, with protein sequence MLLRSLLLLLCALPALAETAAPEAASGFSPRPAVSARNSMVSTANPYASKAALDILQRGGSAIDAAIAAQLVLGLTEPQSSGIGGGAFMLYYDGHQLTSFDGRETAPATADGKLFLQAQGQPMDFYQAVVGGRSVGVPGVLAMLKLAHQHGGHLPWASLFQPAIQLAQQGFAISPRLYSLLASDRFLQQDEAARRYFYQPDGQPKAMGSLLKNPDYAATLEQIARRGPRAFYEGDIATAIIAKVNQHPRNPGRMLPADLAAYQAIERKPLCGPYHSWQVCGMDAPSSGGVAVLQMLGMLQRFPLADMSPTAGSTIHLFAEAGKLAFADRNRYLADPAFANVPSAALVATDYLQQRSRLIQPERSMGAVSAGEPSGVKLSAYGRDSAPELPSTSHLNVVDRQGRVVSMTSSIEDQFGSRMLVKGFLLNNQLTDFSFAPEDKGQPVANRVEARKRPRSSMSPTMVFDSKGQFLLATGSPGGSQIIGYVAQTLIALLDWKLDPQQAVSLPHYGNRNGTTELEAGQGLEVQGSTLTALGHQVKTVEMTSGLSALVRTGNGYIGGADPRREGLVLGR encoded by the coding sequence ATGCTGTTACGCAGTCTGCTGCTCTTGCTGTGCGCCCTGCCCGCTCTGGCGGAAACCGCTGCGCCGGAGGCTGCCAGCGGCTTTAGCCCCCGCCCCGCAGTCAGTGCGCGCAACAGCATGGTATCGACCGCCAACCCGTATGCCAGCAAGGCTGCACTGGACATCCTGCAGCGTGGTGGCAGCGCCATCGATGCCGCCATCGCCGCCCAGCTGGTGCTGGGCCTGACCGAGCCGCAATCGTCCGGCATCGGCGGTGGGGCATTCATGCTGTATTACGATGGCCACCAGCTCACCAGCTTTGACGGCCGGGAAACCGCCCCGGCCACGGCAGATGGCAAGCTTTTCCTGCAAGCACAAGGCCAGCCGATGGACTTCTATCAGGCTGTCGTGGGTGGGCGCTCGGTTGGTGTTCCCGGCGTACTGGCCATGCTGAAGCTGGCACACCAGCATGGTGGCCATCTGCCGTGGGCCAGCCTGTTCCAGCCCGCCATCCAGCTGGCGCAGCAGGGCTTTGCCATTTCGCCACGGCTGTACAGCCTGCTCGCCTCCGACCGGTTTCTGCAGCAGGACGAGGCGGCCCGCCGCTATTTCTATCAGCCCGATGGCCAGCCCAAAGCCATGGGCAGCCTGCTGAAAAACCCCGACTATGCCGCGACGCTGGAGCAGATTGCCCGCCGTGGCCCGCGTGCCTTTTACGAGGGTGACATCGCCACGGCCATCATCGCCAAGGTGAATCAGCATCCGCGTAACCCAGGCCGCATGCTGCCAGCGGATCTGGCCGCCTACCAGGCCATCGAACGCAAACCGCTGTGCGGTCCCTATCACAGCTGGCAGGTTTGCGGCATGGATGCCCCCAGTTCAGGCGGCGTCGCCGTCCTGCAAATGCTGGGCATGCTACAGCGCTTCCCGCTGGCAGACATGTCGCCCACCGCCGGCTCCACCATTCACCTGTTCGCGGAAGCGGGCAAGCTGGCCTTTGCCGACCGCAACCGCTATCTGGCTGACCCGGCTTTTGCCAACGTGCCCAGCGCGGCCCTGGTTGCCACCGATTATCTACAGCAGCGCAGCCGCTTGATCCAGCCAGAGCGCAGCATGGGTGCGGTCAGCGCGGGCGAGCCATCCGGTGTCAAACTGTCGGCGTATGGCAGGGATAGCGCACCTGAGCTGCCCAGCACCTCGCACCTCAATGTAGTGGACCGGCAAGGGCGGGTGGTCAGCATGACCAGCTCGATTGAAGACCAGTTTGGCAGCCGCATGCTGGTCAAGGGCTTTTTGCTGAATAACCAGCTGACGGATTTTTCCTTCGCACCGGAAGACAAGGGACAGCCGGTGGCCAACCGGGTGGAAGCACGCAAACGGCCGCGCAGCAGCATGTCGCCCACCATGGTGTTCGACAGCAAGGGACAGTTCCTGCTGGCCACTGGCTCGCCCGGTGGCAGCCAGATCATCGGCTATGTTGCCCAGACACTGATCGCCCTGCTGGACTGGAAACTCGATCCGCAACAAGCGGTCAGCCTGCCGCACTACGGCAACCGCAATGGCACCACCGAGCTGGAAGCCGGGCAGGGGCTGGAAGTGCAGGGCAGCACGCTGACCGCGCTGGGCCATCAGGTGAAGACGGTGGAAATGACCAGTGGCCTGTCGGCGCTGGTCAGAACGGGTAATGGCTATATCGGCGGAGCGGATCCACGCCGCGAAGGGCTGGTGCTCGGCCGCTAG
- a CDS encoding universal stress protein has product MYQHIVIAVDGSRTSAKALAEALRIAKMAQSSLSLVHVASLRDMAIEGVGALDTHQLHDLAFRQARELLDKAQKQAINEGVSRVDCHIAESWEGGKDMADALIRFADSHQAELIVIGTHGRSGLAHLMLGSFAENVMRKTHCPLLVVRGEED; this is encoded by the coding sequence ATGTATCAACACATTGTTATTGCAGTAGATGGTAGCCGAACTTCTGCAAAGGCTCTAGCCGAGGCACTACGTATTGCCAAAATGGCGCAATCCAGCTTGTCGCTGGTGCATGTGGCCAGTTTGCGCGACATGGCCATCGAAGGCGTGGGTGCGCTGGATACCCATCAGCTGCATGATCTGGCTTTCCGTCAGGCGCGGGAATTACTGGACAAGGCACAAAAACAGGCCATCAACGAAGGCGTCAGCCGGGTGGACTGCCATATCGCAGAAAGCTGGGAGGGCGGCAAGGACATGGCCGATGCGCTGATCCGTTTTGCCGACAGCCACCAGGCCGAGCTGATCGTCATCGGCACCCATGGCCGCAGCGGACTGGCTCACCTGATGCTGGGCAGCTTTGCCGAGAACGTCATGCGCAAGACCCACTGCCCACTGCTGGTGGTGCGCGGCGAGGAAGACTGA
- a CDS encoding alpha/beta fold hydrolase, which translates to MTINTTPAIACAMQDSSLPRTTFTLPFLHTLLHGDCCTSPAPLRQLMLLHGAGQADRSSYLPLRQHLQSQQIASSAFDFIGHGETGGSLLGSSLRQRVEQALAVYRHCHADNRPVALLGSSMGAYIALRLLDQLPCSHLILQVPGVYTAQAFDVPFGPAFSAMLRQPVSWLESDAWPRLQQFRGHVLIVAAEQDAVIPRLLVEKLHASTSLCRSSQLLWLPGAGHQLPQHWQAQPAAALHYRQQLLRFLQRD; encoded by the coding sequence ATGACAATCAACACCACACCCGCGATAGCCTGTGCCATGCAGGATTCCTCACTCCCCCGCACAACATTCACCCTGCCATTTCTCCATACCCTGCTGCACGGTGACTGCTGCACCAGCCCGGCCCCATTACGCCAGCTGATGTTGCTGCACGGTGCAGGGCAAGCCGACCGCTCCAGCTATCTGCCATTAAGACAGCATCTGCAGTCGCAGCAGATTGCCAGCAGCGCTTTTGACTTCATCGGTCACGGCGAAACCGGCGGCAGCCTGCTGGGCTCCAGCCTGCGCCAGCGGGTGGAACAGGCCCTGGCCGTGTACCGCCATTGCCATGCAGACAACAGACCAGTGGCGCTATTGGGCAGCAGCATGGGCGCTTATATCGCCCTGCGTCTGCTGGATCAGCTACCCTGCAGCCACCTGATCCTGCAAGTACCGGGCGTCTACACCGCTCAAGCATTTGATGTCCCCTTCGGCCCGGCTTTCAGCGCCATGCTGCGCCAGCCAGTCAGCTGGCTCGAGAGCGATGCCTGGCCGCGCCTGCAACAATTTCGCGGTCATGTGTTGATCGTGGCAGCAGAACAGGACGCGGTGATTCCGCGCTTGCTGGTTGAAAAACTGCATGCCAGCACCAGCCTGTGCCGCAGCAGCCAACTATTGTGGCTGCCCGGGGCGGGCCACCAGTTACCGCAACACTGGCAAGCGCAACCTGCAGCAGCCTTGCACTACCGCCAGCAACTGCTGCGCTTCCTGCAACGCGACTAA
- a CDS encoding methyl-accepting chemotaxis protein: MRVNTRLLIIIAASLIALITLAATSLYITRSTLQSEKHEQITLLLRMAENTLDYYAKQEASGKLSRQQAQDMARKTLKALKVNDIYFFARDSDNRLVLHPKAEREGKVDMGSTVPDGRTTVAVYNEALQKDHYGIVTIQTSRGADKEQLPKLNGVVRFDPWGWTVGTGFFIDDIDALFWRQGTILLILSGVSVLALIVLGSAMSRSIIRSLGGEPGYAAQVVRQIAQGDLTEQIKVNGPPQSLLAAMHEMQQKLREMINQIRQSTDDIGHAGQQLSAQMNKVDEVSGIASNSTASAAASIEQLSVSIDHVKDNAGGSEEGARRSSQLAREGELVAKEAASGIESIASQVGDVSDLVGSLAERTRNISGIAETIRDIANQTNLLALNAAIEAARAGEMGRGFAVVADEVRKLAERTATATDEITSIVQAVVDETGTVAGRMQEIRPAVQLGVGKANQAAQTLDTISRQAHSALESLHSVVSAMTEQSQAGANIAVSVEQVAGVVEETQSSVKQAVDAMQNIDQHARQLHQSVSRFRL, encoded by the coding sequence GTGCGCGTCAATACCCGCCTGCTCATCATCATTGCTGCCAGCCTGATCGCGCTGATCACGCTGGCAGCCACCTCGCTATACATCACCCGCAGTACGCTGCAGAGCGAAAAGCACGAACAGATCACCCTGTTGCTGCGCATGGCGGAGAACACACTCGATTATTACGCCAAGCAGGAAGCCAGCGGCAAACTGAGCCGGCAGCAGGCGCAGGATATGGCGCGCAAGACGCTGAAGGCGCTGAAGGTGAATGACATCTACTTCTTTGCCCGTGACAGCGACAACCGGCTGGTACTGCACCCCAAGGCAGAGCGTGAAGGCAAGGTGGACATGGGCAGCACCGTGCCCGATGGCCGAACCACGGTAGCCGTCTACAACGAAGCACTGCAAAAGGACCATTACGGCATCGTCACCATCCAGACTTCGCGCGGGGCGGACAAAGAGCAATTACCCAAGCTGAACGGCGTGGTGCGCTTCGACCCCTGGGGCTGGACGGTGGGCACCGGCTTTTTCATCGATGACATCGACGCCCTGTTCTGGCGTCAAGGCACCATCCTGTTGATTCTCAGCGGGGTTTCGGTGCTGGCCCTCATCGTGCTGGGCAGTGCCATGTCGCGCAGTATCATCCGTTCACTGGGCGGTGAACCCGGCTACGCCGCGCAAGTAGTACGCCAGATTGCCCAGGGCGACCTCACCGAGCAGATCAAGGTTAACGGCCCGCCGCAGAGCCTGCTGGCCGCCATGCACGAAATGCAGCAGAAACTGCGCGAGATGATCAACCAGATCCGCCAGTCCACCGACGATATCGGCCACGCCGGCCAGCAGCTGTCCGCCCAGATGAACAAGGTGGACGAGGTGTCCGGCATTGCCAGCAACTCCACGGCCTCGGCAGCCGCCTCCATCGAGCAGCTGTCGGTCAGTATCGACCACGTCAAGGATAATGCCGGCGGCTCGGAAGAAGGAGCCCGCCGTTCCAGCCAGCTGGCACGCGAAGGTGAGCTGGTGGCCAAGGAAGCGGCCAGCGGCATCGAATCCATCGCCAGCCAGGTGGGAGATGTCAGCGACCTGGTCGGCAGCCTGGCCGAACGTACCCGTAACATCAGCGGCATTGCCGAAACCATTCGCGACATCGCCAACCAGACCAATCTGCTGGCGCTCAATGCCGCCATCGAGGCCGCCCGCGCCGGTGAAATGGGCCGTGGCTTTGCCGTGGTGGCCGACGAAGTACGCAAGCTGGCCGAGCGTACCGCTACCGCCACCGACGAAATCACCAGCATCGTCCAGGCCGTGGTGGATGAAACCGGCACCGTGGCCGGACGCATGCAGGAAATCCGTCCGGCCGTGCAGCTGGGTGTGGGCAAGGCCAATCAGGCCGCCCAGACCCTGGATACCATCAGCCGCCAGGCACACAGCGCACTGGAAAGCCTGCACTCCGTGGTGAGTGCCATGACCGAGCAAAGCCAGGCCGGTGCCAATATCGCGGTCAGCGTGGAGCAGGTGGCTGGCGTGGTGGAAGAAACCCAGAGTTCGGTCAAGCAGGCAGTCGATGCCATGCAGAATATCGACCAGCACGCCCGCCAGCTGCACCAGTCGGTATCACGCTTCCGGCTGTAA
- a CDS encoding DUF2214 family protein produces MLQWLFATLHLLALGCGLGALAARARNLAPPLDAPALTRCLRADNWWRLSLLLWLCSGAGLAYYHAAMLWQQGRPVPLAMAKLLGILLLLLQEWRNRPLISQCRQRLERGRLPADKLCGQLARYSRRQLLLLLLLLLLSSAWQTGVFNTP; encoded by the coding sequence ATGCTGCAATGGCTGTTTGCCACGCTTCATCTGCTGGCCCTGGGCTGCGGCCTGGGTGCGCTTGCCGCCCGCGCCCGCAATCTGGCTCCGCCACTGGATGCCCCCGCCCTGACGCGCTGCCTGCGCGCCGACAACTGGTGGCGGCTCAGCCTGCTGCTGTGGCTGTGCAGCGGTGCCGGGCTGGCTTATTACCATGCCGCCATGCTGTGGCAGCAAGGCCGGCCGGTCCCGCTGGCCATGGCCAAGCTGCTGGGCATTCTGTTGCTGCTGCTGCAGGAGTGGCGCAACCGTCCGCTGATCAGCCAGTGCCGACAAAGGCTGGAACGCGGCCGCCTGCCAGCGGACAAGCTCTGCGGGCAGCTGGCACGATACAGCCGGCGGCAATTGCTGCTGCTACTGCTGTTGCTGCTGCTGTCCAGCGCCTGGCAAACCGGCGTGTTCAATACTCCTTAA
- a CDS encoding DUF2252 domain-containing protein — translation MTTPAHPQYEKRLAAGKARRESCSRTLQAQCQLSPQRDVVAMLHQTSEGRVPSLIPLRYSRMQASPFAFFRGMAMIQAADLAATPHSGITLQTCGDAHLMNYGFFASPERQLMFDINDFDETHQAPWEWDIKRLAVSVVLAARNRGFSNSAARQAVCQLVGTYRKRMQEYAQMSQLELWYCKVGFEQLLARANSDTIRQQLLKLADKARGQTQEKLLPKMAVLEDGSLRLRDNPPVIFHMQQQDQVWGNDEHWLGDGSSHDLLHTMLAEYSATLKEDRRTLLSRFRLVDAAFKVVGVGSVGTRCLVMLLQDEYDQPLFLQLKEARSSVLEPYTQQCVHGHQGKRVVFGQRLMQAASDLFLGWTTGPGDRHFYVRQLRDMKAAPALESFDSAESLAAFGQACAWALARAHAKSGGRAAEMAGYIGQSDKFDQAIASYAMCYADQVELDFTVFTAALAEQRL, via the coding sequence ATGACCACTCCCGCACATCCGCAATATGAAAAACGCCTCGCCGCTGGCAAGGCGCGCCGTGAAAGCTGCTCGCGCACCCTGCAGGCTCAGTGCCAGTTGAGTCCGCAGCGCGACGTGGTGGCCATGCTGCACCAGACCTCGGAAGGCCGCGTGCCTTCGCTGATCCCTCTGCGCTACAGCCGCATGCAGGCTTCGCCCTTTGCCTTCTTCCGTGGCATGGCGATGATCCAGGCTGCCGATCTGGCCGCGACGCCCCATAGCGGCATCACCCTGCAAACCTGCGGCGATGCCCACCTGATGAACTACGGCTTCTTCGCCTCGCCGGAACGCCAGCTGATGTTCGACATCAACGACTTCGACGAAACGCATCAGGCACCGTGGGAATGGGACATCAAGCGGCTGGCGGTCAGCGTGGTGCTGGCTGCGCGCAATCGCGGCTTCAGCAATAGTGCAGCGCGGCAGGCGGTCTGCCAGTTGGTGGGGACCTACCGCAAGCGCATGCAGGAATATGCCCAGATGAGCCAGCTGGAGTTGTGGTACTGCAAGGTGGGTTTTGAACAATTGCTGGCGCGGGCCAACAGCGACACCATCCGCCAGCAGCTGCTGAAGCTGGCCGACAAGGCGCGCGGCCAGACCCAGGAAAAACTGCTGCCCAAGATGGCGGTACTGGAAGATGGCAGCCTGCGCCTGCGCGACAACCCACCAGTCATCTTCCACATGCAACAGCAAGACCAGGTCTGGGGCAATGACGAGCACTGGCTGGGCGATGGCAGCTCACACGACTTGCTGCACACCATGCTGGCCGAGTACAGCGCCACGCTGAAAGAAGACCGCCGCACCCTGCTCAGCCGTTTCCGGCTGGTAGATGCCGCCTTCAAGGTGGTAGGGGTGGGCAGCGTCGGCACCCGTTGCCTGGTGATGCTGCTGCAGGACGAATACGACCAGCCGCTGTTCCTGCAATTGAAAGAAGCGCGCAGCTCGGTGCTGGAGCCTTACACCCAGCAATGCGTGCACGGCCATCAGGGCAAGCGCGTGGTATTTGGCCAGCGCCTGATGCAGGCAGCCAGTGATCTGTTCCTGGGCTGGACTACCGGGCCGGGCGACCGTCATTTCTATGTGCGCCAGCTGCGCGACATGAAGGCGGCACCGGCGCTGGAATCATTCGATTCAGCGGAAAGCCTGGCAGCATTTGGCCAGGCCTGCGCCTGGGCACTGGCACGTGCGCATGCCAAATCCGGCGGCCGTGCCGCTGAAATGGCCGGCTATATCGGCCAGTCGGACAAATTCGACCAGGCCATTGCCAGCTATGCCATGTGTTATGCCGATCAGGTGGAACTGGATTTCACAGTTTTTACTGCCGCTTTGGCAGAGCAAAGACTATAA
- a CDS encoding glutamine synthetase family protein: MSQHSIAAAQAEWLIQQNVRDVELAFADVSGFARGKTLPAKALIKGQELRIARAVAIQTCVGEFPDYRFYGENDPDVVLRPDFATLRPVPWAKTPRAMVVCDNIDHDGSLSPLAPRSALKNILARYQARGWTPVVAPELEFYIFDAHANPDQAFQAPALRTGRRETGFDAFSFSTLNDLEGFFDDLYRACEQLGIQTDTYVHEMGPSQFEINLKHGNALELADQTFLFKYALKEIGYQHGLTVVCMAKPLPGQPGSSMHLHQSVVDGQGNNVFSQANGEASAEFFHYIGGLQQYLPHLMPLFCPSPNSFRRFVKGLAAPVNVSWGVDNRSVGIRVPVSGPEARRVENRLPGCDANAYLSLAASLGAGLLGVEEKLSPSEPAVGNVFNNADAATLPNTLDAACALMAAHDTAERLFGSEFSAAYLAVKDVELSHFHNQITPWERQYLATLS; encoded by the coding sequence ATGTCCCAACACTCCATCGCGGCTGCTCAAGCCGAATGGTTGATTCAGCAAAACGTCCGCGACGTTGAGCTGGCCTTTGCTGATGTCAGCGGCTTTGCCCGTGGCAAAACCCTGCCTGCCAAGGCTTTGATCAAAGGCCAGGAATTACGTATTGCCCGTGCCGTCGCCATCCAGACCTGCGTGGGCGAATTTCCCGACTACCGCTTTTATGGCGAAAACGACCCCGATGTCGTGCTGCGCCCGGACTTCGCCACGCTGCGCCCGGTGCCGTGGGCCAAGACCCCGCGCGCCATGGTGGTGTGTGACAACATCGACCACGATGGCAGCCTGTCGCCGCTGGCACCGCGCTCGGCGCTGAAGAACATTCTGGCGCGCTATCAGGCACGGGGCTGGACCCCGGTGGTGGCACCGGAGCTGGAGTTCTACATCTTCGATGCCCACGCCAATCCGGACCAAGCCTTCCAGGCACCGGCCCTGCGTACCGGCCGCCGCGAAACCGGCTTCGATGCCTTCAGCTTTTCCACGCTGAACGATCTGGAAGGCTTCTTCGACGACCTGTACCGCGCCTGCGAGCAACTGGGCATCCAGACCGATACCTATGTGCACGAAATGGGCCCCAGCCAGTTCGAGATCAACCTCAAGCATGGCAATGCGCTGGAGCTGGCCGACCAGACCTTCCTGTTCAAGTACGCGCTGAAGGAAATCGGCTACCAGCACGGCCTGACCGTGGTGTGCATGGCCAAGCCGCTGCCCGGTCAGCCGGGTAGTTCGATGCACTTGCACCAGAGCGTGGTGGATGGCCAGGGCAATAATGTGTTCAGCCAGGCCAATGGTGAAGCCAGCGCCGAATTCTTCCATTACATCGGCGGCCTGCAACAGTATCTGCCACACCTGATGCCGCTGTTCTGCCCCAGCCCCAACTCCTTCCGCCGCTTCGTCAAGGGTCTGGCTGCACCGGTGAATGTGAGCTGGGGAGTGGACAACCGCTCGGTCGGCATCCGCGTGCCGGTATCCGGCCCGGAAGCCCGTCGCGTGGAAAACCGCCTGCCCGGCTGCGATGCCAATGCCTACCTGTCGCTGGCCGCCAGCCTGGGCGCAGGCCTGCTCGGCGTGGAAGAAAAGCTCAGCCCGAGCGAGCCGGCTGTTGGCAATGTCTTCAACAATGCCGATGCCGCCACCCTGCCCAATACCCTGGATGCCGCCTGCGCCCTGATGGCCGCCCATGACACGGCAGAACGCCTGTTCGGCAGCGAATTCAGTGCAGCCTATCTGGCGGTAAAGGACGTGGAACTCAGCCATTTCCACAACCAGATCACGCCATGGGAGCGCCAGTACCTGGCCACCCTGTCCTGA
- a CDS encoding TlyA family RNA methyltransferase has product MKRVDLLLVEQGLATSRTVAQSLLESGRVSLNGQVISKASSKFPAGTPLQVRPDPADRFVSRGGQKLDGALQQAGLDITGWRVLDVGQSTGGFTDCALQAGAEYVVGVDVGHDQLHPKLWDDPRVRCFEGVNARALDGRTLLQANAGQPFDLMVCDVSFISLTLILPSALPLLGESGRLLGLVKPQFEVGRGALGHGGIVRDESLFAGVQDKISSCLDELDWEVEQWFDSPLTGADGNREFFVLARRAVY; this is encoded by the coding sequence ATGAAGCGGGTGGATCTTCTGTTGGTGGAACAAGGACTTGCCACTTCACGTACGGTGGCACAAAGCCTGCTGGAAAGCGGCCGGGTCAGCCTGAATGGCCAGGTCATCAGCAAGGCCAGTTCAAAGTTTCCCGCCGGCACGCCCTTGCAGGTCAGGCCTGATCCGGCCGACCGCTTTGTCTCCCGTGGCGGGCAGAAGCTGGATGGGGCCTTGCAGCAGGCCGGGCTGGATATCACTGGCTGGCGGGTGCTGGATGTGGGGCAGTCTACCGGCGGCTTTACCGATTGCGCCTTGCAGGCTGGTGCCGAGTATGTGGTGGGCGTGGATGTTGGCCATGATCAGCTGCACCCCAAACTATGGGATGATCCGCGCGTCCGCTGTTTTGAAGGGGTGAACGCCCGTGCGCTGGATGGCCGGACCTTGTTGCAGGCCAATGCTGGCCAGCCATTCGACCTGATGGTGTGCGATGTGTCGTTTATCTCGCTGACGCTGATCCTGCCATCAGCCCTGCCTTTGCTGGGGGAGAGCGGCCGTTTGCTGGGGCTGGTCAAACCGCAGTTCGAGGTGGGGCGCGGCGCGCTGGGGCATGGTGGCATCGTGCGCGATGAAAGCCTGTTTGCCGGCGTGCAGGACAAGATCAGCAGTTGCCTGGACGAGCTGGACTGGGAAGTGGAGCAGTGGTTTGACAGCCCGCTGACCGGTGCCGATGGCAACCGCGAGTTCTTCGTGCTGGCACGCCGGGCTGTCTATTGA